The genomic DNA TAAAATACGTTGTTATTTCTTGAGAATGACCTTGCTAGAATTCTCATTATTGGTTTGCTGAATTCTTATTCTCTGGTTCCAAAGGATCGATCTTATCCCACTTTATAAGATTGTGAAGTGTTTGCTTATCATTGCTTCTTGTAATCAAATTCCTATGAAATCTGcacaaaaaatgttaaaataattttggaagtggaaatggtCGAATCAAATAAATGATGTAGGACAGGAGATTTTTGCAGAAGCATTTGAGGGAACCAAAGAAGTTGGctgaaattcaattttatagtCAGAATATTTGTCTGCAACTCAGAATAGTTCTTCGGGTGACCAGACTTGAACAACACCATTCTgaatccaataatttttttggtaaaatgcAGTCTCCTTCCTTAAATTAGATTTGCTTTGAGGCTGATTTCATCAGGAGCTAATTAGATTTTGGGAAGTGCATAAGCAGCTTGAAACAGTATAGAGTGGGAGATGGGTGGTGACAGAGGTGGATCATGGACGAAGGCCATTGGTCTTTCCTCTTTTGAAGGCAATTCTGTGATTAAGCAATGGGAAAGGTAGGTCATTTTTTTGGACTTACTAATGCTGTGAGCTTGCAAATTCTTATGTGTAGAACATTCTTCCAAATTTTAATACCTgacaactaattaaaattatatttacaagGTGACGTCAAACTGAAAGCAACAgtccatttttatatttttttaaagacttaaaaatgggttttggctATGCATTAATATAAAGCACGAAGTACACCAGAGCATTGGAATTCCCATGACCCTACgtttttctttcaatattaaaagatttttttggtTGTAGAAAGATAAACAAAGTTAACAGAGAAAATTGAGGAGGAAAATTAACTAGGACACTAGTCCATGGAGTCAAATGCCACATTGTCATTTGATTTCAACAAGCACTACTGCAACGTCCACCCCAGCCCCATCCCCACCACCACAACCCCTCCTCCTCCTCGTCCTCGTCTTCCTCCATCAATGCCACCATTAAGCCCACCACCAAAGCCTACTTAGGCTCTCGTTTCTCAACCATATTACCACGTCCTTTGCATACAAAACTTACAATTGTGTAGCAAAAGGTTATGcaaataagtttaatttaagaacataaaaataaaataattcacacTACATGACGTTTTAATGTGATTTTATCAATTATCCTTATATTCACGAACGAGAGAAAATCATTTCactatatcatataaaatattacagaaaataaaaatcaaatacaattattaaGATTTCAaaacatcttatattttttcactttttatatctatatattaaacCACATGCCCCTAATTAGTAAATCTTATTCTCTCTCATATCTCTTTCCATCCATAATTTCTAAAACGTCATCTTTTTTcacataacttaaaatatttataaatatattattaataactCAAATTCAATAAAGTAAcccttattttatcaaacaaatataatattataataatatatcaaattaaaaaatattctatacaaaataatttagatttgGGATTCTTTTCAATAATAAACATAACGAGTGTAGGTGCCACACCCAAAATTATAATCAGACCGTGACTTTCATCTTCTTTGGATTTCTGTTGGACAAGCATGAATTAATCTATTAATTACTCTTTTGTAATTGAAGTGAGAATAAATTTCGTCTGGTTCTTGGTAAGTTTTCGGGTCATGAGAATTGAGAAGTGAAGATTGAAGGAAATACTGGAGTTTTGTGTGCATGGCTTCAGCCAAATTCAGACGCATGTCATGTAAGTAACTTTACGGCAGCCGTTTCCCTCGTAGCCAATGCCATGCTTGCATTGTTCGTTTACCGCTCCCTACCCTGTTCACAGCCAAACCGAAAGAAAAGTCACCCAATTTCCTTGGATGGGAGCTTGCAATCTGGGCCACTCTCAACTCCCTTATGATGGGCCCACTTTTAGCCACACTCCTCGTTGGTTCGCAGGTGAGTCTTGGTGGAGTTAAAAGGTAGTTGAAACAAATGTGTAGTAATTCAAAAAGTCTCTTGGCTACTTTATGAAgcaaataataatttgtatcGAATACGGAggttataataaattaaaagatatgataAGTCATGTtacgattttattttattatatcacATGTTCAATCTAgtgatattttaaatcataaatattaatgCTACTCAGGAAAAGAttacttattaaattataagttataaagggattttcaaataatattaaatattggaGAAATTCTTCTTCCTGTATCTGAGGTATAAAGCATGTAAGCTACCAGTTAATTGTCTGCTTTAATAATTACAAAGATAAGAAAATTCAGTTGAAGGCTTGAAGGAATGATTGAAGTTATGAATTTATTGGATCCAATTTTGCGCCAGTGTAAGTAAAGCTTTATCAGAACCTTGTTGGGAGATGGATCCTTCTTGAGGCCATACATTTCTGTAAGCAAACTTGACTATTTGAGCCAAATCGATTGCAAGAGTCAAGAGGAAATGGAAACTAAAGAGGAATTTACTTACCAAATTCCTTCCATGAAGATCACTTTAAACTTCCGTATGACCCATGAATATAATCATCATTCAAATTCACTAAAAtgattattctttattttcatttattattattattattattattattattattattattatttctcttttccaCTTTTCTTAGCCTATGAGTTATCCCAGCACAAAAATGAGAGAttgttataattaaaaattttccctTCACAAAATATAGGGTAATATCAAAATAAACTTTGAGAAGATTGAAACCCTTACCATGGAATGAACACTATATCATACTTGTCTACAGCATAAAACTTATTCACTTGACATCATCGACATGTTGAAATCAATTATGACTTCAACTCCTAGATCCACCACCATCACTCCTGTCTAGAGCAACCATGTGCCACCACCTATGTGTCATAGCTCTTCTAGTGGTTGTGTATGGTGGTTTGATTTCTTTCTAATAGAGAAACTAAACAAGttaaatatttatctttaacttaactattaatatttattttattattattagtttgaattatagTAGAATTTAGAGTTTGAATTATAGTATGAGATAGAGTCTAAATTATAGTAGaactcaaatatatttatatataaatattcccTAATGAGAATGTTAGGacataatttccaaaattctctttAATTCATTACTTTCTTGTTGTCTTTAGCCTAGTTTCATATATAAGACATATTATGATTAGAATGGCTGCAAACCCAGATGCGCATGCTATGAGCCTAATAACATAcccttccattttccttcaaGAGACTAATCGTGGGTTGTCAACTTCGAAACTTTCATTGATTATGTAAGTGTAATGGCAAGTGTTTGAGTTGGTGAGAATTTCATGTAGAAACTTAGGATTCATAACTTTACTTTTGATTGGCTTTTGGTTTATTGTAATTTCTTGGACTCTTACATGAATACCATATATGACTGGTGGAATAGAAATGTTACCTTACAAGAATATGAGTTCATACTAGTTCATGAAATTGGGTAATTCATCATAAACGGTGGTATATTACATTCTAATTGGAAGAATAATTTATCGTAAtcattgaaatgattttttcataataagtATACTAGTGTATGTAGTTAGACATTGAACATGATTTATTATGAATCATGATATTATCTATCAATTAAGTAATCATAATGCACTAAATTACTATCTTACATTGGCTCTCAGccttaagaaaataataagctCGTGATAAGATCTTTAGTGGTTTTGACCTATGAATAAGACCTTAAGATTGTCATATATTCTATACGAACTGAATCATGATTGATTAAAGTAGATAACAACATATACTTTTAAGATaaacatcatgatatctcatgataAGATTCAATCATTATGTTTACTTGAATGATACTAAGGATTTGTGATTAAGAAAACtattatcataattttcaatgttttgtggaatttgatatattcTCTTTATGAGgtagaatatgtcaattgatcacatgaTAAGAGGATGTGAGACTTAAGGATTGAAAATGTAATCTTAAGAGGTTGATAACATTTACCTTATTAGATtccaaacaccaattcatggggagtaaCCATGTAATGGATAATAGGTCATAGACCCAAACTTCTTatcttgatttaattttataggaTACTTGAGTGTAATTAAATCTCTTTAACGGAGTGTTGAgttaactttaaaattagattttgaaggAGCCAAAATTATATCACTAAATTGCATAGATTTAGCTTAGCGTAGATTTTGTGTCCATAGGTTGATTAGAGAGCATGCACTTATAATCTAGGATTGTCCCAACACTTGAAATAAATGTGTAATTTAGAAAGTCCTAGTATTTGTGCAACATATGCACTAAGTTGATCTTTTATTGACTCAATatgatatgaataaaataaaagatgtgATAATAAATTGACGATGAGACATAATAAATTATCTTATCACTTATTATATCtcattttcaatcaaatataaaataaattaaagagctaatatatatatatatatatcttatcaatcataaatttatatttcttatcatttttcttcattttttttcaattttctatattacttattttataaaacaaataattttgattaaaaattaaatttgtaataaaaacctaatatatataagttattttttatgtttaacaacataatattatattttatttaaattttaaaattttaaattaataataaatattgaaaataaaaaaaatttaaattataaattgtagaaTTATTTTTGAGGTAGCAAATGATAAAATGCAATACAGAAAGCAGAAGTAGTTGGTATATTGGTTcatataatatgaaattaattattttaaatttaatagttACACGGTCTAATATTTACACCCAAACTAGTGTGAAGAGCTGGAATTGGTTTTGAGAGAGCTTATTCATTCTGAATTCCTGCAGCCAACAGCGTCTAATTAAGACAGCAAACTCCATGAACacataaaactataaaaaatttcctttaatataaatataatatctaCAGTTACGAAGTACTAGAAACGTATTtcacaaaatatattttctacaaTAACAAACGTCACAAAATCAAGAATGAGGCCACGCCAATTAAGCAACTGCAACATCATTTTATCACTTGATTTCAGCAAGCGCCAGcgccacctccacctccacctccaccaccacagCCTCCTCCGCCAGCGCCAGCGCCACCGTCACAACCTCCTCCTCCACCACCAACGTCGACTACCCCACCTCCAAAATCTCCTCCTCCACCACCAACGTCGACAACCCCTCCGCCCATACCCCCATGGCCACCGGACAGACGGCCAGGTCTGCCATTATAACCTCGCGCCCTGCATAGAAGACCTACTACCACAGCCACAACGGCTACCGAACACCAAACAGCGATCATAGCAACAACCACCGAGTTCATCTTTATCGTCTTTGTATATCCACTTTAAATGCATAAACTTATCTCGGTTGCTCATCTGCTTATATAGTTGAAGGGCATAAGAAAATTCAGCTCAAGTCGAAAAAAATAATAGTCAAAATGACTGATTCCTTGGTCTAGGAAATGCACACGTTTTATACTGAAGCCTCATGTTATGAGATAAAATGCATATGACGTACAGTCAAATTTCAGATTTTCAGATTCAATAGCACTATTTAAGGAAATcaactttttttcttccatcGCTGTTGAGAGACCGTGTCGGAGATATTCTCCTAATAACCGTCCTTGAATTATACGCAAAGTAATCTCTACCGAGTCAAAGCAAAGAAAAGTCAGATCTGTCTGTTCGTCGAAAATTTGTATTCTGGGATAAGCTCCAGGCTCTTGCCTCTTGCCTCTCAACTTCCTTGCTGCTTTCAGTCTGCAGTGAATGGGATTGTAAATTGTAAGGCTAAAAAACTCtataattatatcaaataaaaaattatttctatgaAATTTGAATAACATTTTTGGAAGAAGATAGGGTATGAAGTATTTCCTAACAGCCTTACATTTGTCTCACTATGAAAGATCTGAATTTCTAAATCTAGAGCCAAACAAAGTGTAACATAGAAAAAGTATGAGATTGTTCAAGAATGGATTTCAGCAACCGCCTCGATCGCCACCTCTGCCTCAGCAAATCCTCTATCGCCCCACTGGCCTTGTGCCTAAATGTAACCAAATAATTATCCAATATGGTTGGGAAATAGGCCTTGCAGTTCTCTACGGAACCTTCTTAGAAGATATAATCTAGTATTTGGAACATACATTTCAATGGAGCAAAGCTATTTTGTCTGCAATTCAATTTTAGAGTCTTATAAATGCTTTTTCTCCATCTTTCTTGTGAGAACAATTAGGGAATTGGTGAACTTGAACAATCCGATGAGTCATCTCTTGCAACTCGATCAATCTATGATAAAACTCACTATAAGCTTAAGAGAAGGCTGTGCTTTGATTTTAAGGTCTCGCTCTAATACACATGAGAAATTGTTTCTATTAGCCAATTATTGTTAGGTATAATAATATCACCATCTCCACCCCTTTTGTAAGGACAGTTTTGATTCAACTTCATCTGTTCACCTCTTAAACCCCCACGACACATGGAGGCAT from Vitis riparia cultivar Riparia Gloire de Montpellier isolate 1030 chromosome 8, EGFV_Vit.rip_1.0, whole genome shotgun sequence includes the following:
- the LOC117920655 gene encoding ctenidin-3-like, producing MNSVVVAMIAVWCSVAVVAVVVGLLCRARGYNGRPGRLSGGHGGMGGGVVDVGGGGGDFGGGVVDVGGGGGGCDGGAGAGGGGCGGGGGGGGGAGAC